One genomic window of Cupriavidus sp. P-10 includes the following:
- a CDS encoding amidohydrolase yields MILRDGRIYTLDGHNSIVSSIALKGGKVLAAGSDAETARLQGPGTRVVNLAGRVVIPGLNDSHMHLINGGLQYNLEVRWDDVPSLVDALRILREQAQRTPPGQWVRVLGGWSEFQFAEQRMPTIAELNAVSPDVPVMVLHFYDTALLNKAAVQALGYGRDTPQPPGGEIVKDAQGEPTGVILAKPSMFSVYSAMRRAPQLGPQARLNSMRQFMRELNRLGITSVSDGGADNNLADYVLMKELAQGRHMTVRLACSMFSFSPGKEYADFESWIKQVKLSDDPFYKIYGMGEILTFSAFDSANFILPRPDLQPTAEKDFEKVIRLFVEKGWPFRFHATYDESISRLLGVLENVHRDAPLGKVRWILDHAEIISKRNIDRVKALGGGIAVQDRLYFQGESFIRRYGEGAARRASPVMDMLKAGIPVGAGTDATRIASYNPWISLYWFVSGKTAGGTQLVGAANRLDRLEALRRYTVGSAWFSGEEKVKGTLEPGKFADLVVLSEDYFAVPEERIKKIESVLTVMNGQVVYAKGPFRPLAPPDLPYDPAWSPAAVARADEGSYLGTALKSSNHGCGHVHGNGDFCGGVSHNHGWIQGDGGVWTLSCNCMVV; encoded by the coding sequence ATGATCCTGCGCGACGGCAGGATCTATACGCTCGACGGCCACAACAGCATCGTATCGTCGATTGCCTTGAAGGGCGGCAAAGTGCTCGCGGCAGGTAGCGATGCCGAGACCGCCCGCTTGCAAGGACCAGGAACCCGCGTCGTTAACCTCGCCGGTCGCGTCGTGATACCTGGCCTGAACGACTCGCACATGCACCTGATCAACGGAGGGCTGCAATACAACCTGGAAGTCCGCTGGGACGATGTGCCCTCGCTGGTAGATGCATTGCGAATTCTGCGCGAGCAGGCGCAGCGCACGCCGCCGGGACAGTGGGTACGTGTGCTCGGCGGCTGGTCGGAATTCCAGTTTGCCGAGCAGCGCATGCCGACGATCGCGGAACTGAATGCAGTCTCACCGGACGTGCCGGTCATGGTGCTGCATTTCTACGATACCGCATTGCTGAACAAGGCTGCGGTGCAGGCGCTCGGCTATGGTAGGGATACGCCCCAGCCCCCGGGCGGCGAAATCGTGAAGGATGCGCAAGGCGAGCCGACGGGTGTGATCCTGGCCAAGCCCAGTATGTTCTCGGTCTATTCCGCCATGCGCCGCGCGCCGCAATTGGGACCGCAAGCGCGCCTGAACTCGATGCGCCAGTTCATGCGTGAGCTGAATCGGTTGGGCATCACCAGCGTGAGCGATGGTGGTGCCGACAATAACTTGGCCGACTATGTCCTGATGAAGGAACTGGCGCAGGGCCGGCACATGACCGTGCGGCTGGCCTGCAGCATGTTCAGCTTCTCGCCCGGTAAGGAATATGCAGACTTCGAATCCTGGATCAAACAGGTCAAGCTGAGCGACGATCCGTTTTACAAGATCTATGGCATGGGCGAGATCTTGACCTTCTCTGCCTTCGATTCCGCAAACTTCATTCTGCCCCGGCCCGACTTGCAGCCTACGGCAGAAAAGGATTTCGAAAAGGTGATCCGCTTGTTCGTGGAGAAGGGCTGGCCGTTCCGCTTCCACGCGACGTATGACGAATCGATCAGCCGGCTGTTGGGCGTGCTGGAGAACGTGCACCGCGATGCGCCGCTGGGGAAAGTGCGCTGGATTCTGGATCACGCCGAGATTATCAGCAAGCGCAATATCGACCGCGTAAAGGCATTGGGCGGCGGGATCGCGGTGCAGGATCGCCTGTACTTCCAGGGCGAGAGCTTCATCCGGCGTTACGGCGAAGGGGCGGCCAGGCGCGCCTCGCCGGTGATGGACATGCTCAAGGCCGGCATACCGGTGGGCGCGGGTACCGATGCGACCCGCATCGCCAGCTATAACCCGTGGATTTCACTGTACTGGTTCGTCAGCGGTAAGACCGCAGGCGGCACCCAGCTGGTCGGCGCAGCCAACCGTCTCGACCGACTCGAAGCGCTGCGCCGCTACACGGTTGGCAGCGCCTGGTTCTCCGGCGAGGAAAAAGTAAAAGGGACGCTGGAGCCGGGCAAGTTCGCGGACCTCGTGGTGCTGTCGGAAGATTACTTTGCGGTGCCGGAAGAACGTATCAAGAAGATCGAGTCGGTGCTGACTGTCATGAACGGGCAGGTGGTGTATGCCAAAGGGCCATTCAGGCCGCTGGCGCCGCCGGACTTGCCGTATGACCCCGCATGGTCACCGGCGGCGGTGGCGCGCGCGGACGAGGGCAGTTATCTGGGGACGGCGCTGAAGAGCAGTAACCATGGCTGCGGCCACGTGCACGGCAATGGCGATTTCTGCGGCGGCGTCAGTCATAACCACGGCTGGATCCAGGGCGATGGAGGGGTATGGACGCTGAGCTGCAACTGCATGGTGGTCTAG
- a CDS encoding nuclear transport factor 2 family protein: MTDELLDRLAIRDLVENWALWRDAGDWERFATTWHDDGVMMATWFQGPAKEFIRVTQEGWAKGVSILHFLGGTAIELAGQRAIVQTKMTISQRADVDGVPCDVVCTGRFYDFVEKRDGRWGVVLRQPIYEKDRIDPLQPGAGLELDAVQLAQYPAGYRHLAYIQTRIGYNVKRDMPQLTGPEVEALYQRGRTWLSGEAL; this comes from the coding sequence ATGACTGATGAACTATTGGACCGTCTGGCGATTCGCGATTTGGTGGAGAACTGGGCACTGTGGCGCGACGCGGGCGACTGGGAACGCTTTGCCACTACCTGGCATGACGATGGCGTGATGATGGCGACCTGGTTCCAGGGTCCGGCAAAGGAATTTATTCGCGTGACCCAGGAGGGCTGGGCCAAGGGTGTGAGCATCCTGCATTTTCTAGGTGGGACTGCGATCGAACTGGCCGGCCAGCGCGCCATTGTGCAGACCAAGATGACCATCTCGCAGCGCGCGGACGTCGATGGCGTGCCGTGCGATGTGGTGTGCACGGGCCGCTTCTATGACTTCGTCGAGAAACGCGACGGCCGCTGGGGTGTCGTGCTGCGACAGCCGATCTACGAGAAAGACCGCATCGATCCGCTGCAGCCTGGGGCCGGACTCGAACTGGACGCCGTGCAGCTGGCGCAGTACCCCGCAGGCTATCGGCATCTGGCCTATATCCAGACCCGCATCGGCTACAACGTCAAGCGCGATATGCCGCAGCTTACCGGCCCCGAGGTCGAGGCGCTATACCAGCGCGGCCGGACCTGGCTGAGCGGCGAAGCGCTCTGA
- a CDS encoding ABC transporter substrate-binding protein, translated as MNCIKRIALTLVLACIAGISAAAERPIELIIFPGGSNWPLWVAQDKGFFTVEGVAVNVTPTPSSVFQMTNLIDGKFDIAMTAVDNLIAYREGQGEVSGKVGADLVAVMGGDRGFLKLVAAPGVESIAGLRGKTVSVDAKSSGYAAVLFELLARAGVGEADYKVERVGGVLQRFQALMEGKQSATLLVSPFELQAQARGFKVLESVSDRLGAYQGAVAGVRLGWAQQNQARLESFIRAYVKGVEWLYDPANKAEALRLFLERMPNSNPAMAEAAFKVLVNEKSGFQRRAALDPAGLEQVLKLRSKWGVPSKEMGSPSKYYDRSYYDRATGH; from the coding sequence ATGAATTGCATCAAGAGAATCGCGTTGACGTTGGTGCTGGCGTGTATCGCCGGCATATCCGCGGCGGCCGAAAGGCCGATTGAACTCATCATATTCCCTGGCGGTTCCAACTGGCCGCTGTGGGTGGCCCAGGACAAGGGCTTCTTCACGGTGGAAGGCGTAGCCGTGAACGTGACGCCCACCCCCAGTTCGGTGTTCCAGATGACAAATCTGATCGACGGAAAATTCGATATCGCCATGACCGCCGTGGACAACCTGATCGCCTATCGCGAAGGGCAGGGCGAAGTGTCCGGCAAGGTCGGCGCGGACCTGGTCGCTGTCATGGGCGGGGACCGCGGTTTTCTCAAGTTGGTTGCAGCACCTGGTGTGGAATCCATTGCCGGCCTGCGCGGTAAGACGGTATCGGTGGATGCCAAAAGCTCAGGATACGCAGCGGTCCTGTTCGAACTGCTGGCGCGGGCCGGCGTGGGCGAGGCCGATTACAAGGTCGAACGCGTCGGCGGCGTCCTGCAGCGATTTCAAGCACTGATGGAAGGCAAGCAGTCGGCCACCTTGTTGGTCTCGCCGTTCGAATTACAGGCACAGGCGCGCGGATTCAAAGTGCTTGAATCGGTGTCGGACCGCTTGGGCGCCTACCAAGGGGCGGTCGCCGGCGTACGTCTGGGTTGGGCCCAGCAAAACCAGGCGCGGTTGGAAAGCTTCATCCGCGCTTATGTGAAAGGGGTCGAGTGGCTGTATGACCCGGCGAACAAGGCGGAAGCGCTGCGGCTGTTCCTGGAGCGCATGCCAAACAGCAATCCGGCGATGGCGGAGGCGGCGTTCAAGGTATTGGTGAATGAGAAAAGCGGGTTCCAGCGCCGGGCTGCCCTCGACCCGGCCGGTCTGGAGCAGGTGCTGAAACTGCGTAGCAAGTGGGGCGTGCCCAGCAAGGAAATGGGCAGTCCATCGAAGTACTACGACCGCAGCTATTACGACCGGGCTACCGGCCACTGA
- a CDS encoding ABC transporter substrate-binding protein, giving the protein MIAGIAPAAMADVKVGFLATLSGPSADVGRDQVDGFSLALDQLSGKLGGVAASVTKEDDQQKPEVAMNALAKLIDRDKVDLIVGMTFANIMMAMQNRIASTDLPFIGTVAGPSPVAGSQCKPNQFVMSWQSDVPAEAVGKYLEDKGIKRVSTLTPNFVGGKDKIQGLKRYYKGEIVDEIYTPLNQLDFSAELTQLSVSKPQAVYAFYPGGMGVTFVRQFQQAGLQTKIPLHTSNTIEGAAADAMSAAAAGAIVGDTWAPGAPNPQSKQFVAAFEKRYGRTPSPYAAFSYDAAMLLDAAIRTLKGNAADHKALTAAIKNAQFKSVRGDFKFGKNNFPVQNYHIYQVAKGAAGRPEFKLLAADVLKEHTDAYAGQCKPK; this is encoded by the coding sequence ATGATTGCCGGCATCGCCCCGGCGGCGATGGCGGACGTCAAAGTCGGCTTCCTGGCGACCCTGTCGGGACCGAGCGCCGATGTCGGGCGCGACCAGGTCGACGGCTTTAGCCTGGCGCTCGATCAGTTATCCGGCAAGCTGGGCGGCGTCGCCGCCTCGGTCACCAAGGAGGATGACCAGCAAAAGCCCGAGGTGGCGATGAATGCGCTTGCCAAGCTGATCGACAGGGACAAGGTCGACCTGATCGTTGGAATGACTTTCGCCAACATTATGATGGCGATGCAGAACCGCATTGCCTCGACCGATCTGCCGTTCATCGGCACCGTCGCCGGTCCGTCCCCTGTGGCTGGCAGCCAGTGCAAGCCCAACCAGTTTGTGATGTCCTGGCAGAGCGACGTGCCGGCAGAGGCAGTCGGCAAGTATCTCGAGGACAAGGGCATCAAGCGCGTCAGCACGTTGACGCCGAACTTCGTCGGCGGCAAGGACAAGATCCAGGGCCTGAAGCGCTACTACAAGGGGGAGATCGTCGATGAGATCTACACCCCGCTCAATCAGCTCGATTTTTCCGCTGAGCTGACCCAATTGTCGGTGTCCAAGCCGCAAGCGGTCTATGCCTTCTATCCGGGCGGGATGGGCGTTACGTTTGTCCGGCAGTTCCAGCAGGCCGGGCTGCAGACCAAGATTCCTCTGCATACTTCCAATACCATCGAAGGCGCCGCCGCGGACGCGATGAGCGCGGCGGCGGCTGGCGCCATCGTGGGCGATACCTGGGCACCCGGCGCGCCCAATCCGCAATCAAAGCAGTTTGTCGCGGCTTTCGAGAAGCGCTACGGACGCACGCCGTCGCCTTACGCGGCGTTTAGCTACGACGCAGCGATGCTGCTCGATGCGGCCATCCGCACCCTCAAGGGCAATGCCGCCGACCACAAGGCGCTGACGGCAGCAATCAAGAATGCGCAATTCAAGTCGGTACGGGGCGACTTCAAATTCGGCAAGAACAACTTCCCAGTACAGAACTACCACATCTACCAGGTAGCCAAGGGCGCGGCCGGCCGGCCCGAGTTCAAGCTGCTGGCGGCCGATGTATTGAAAGAGCATACGGACGCCTACGCGGGGCAGTGCAAGCCCAAATAG
- a CDS encoding fumarylacetoacetate hydrolase family protein, giving the protein MKYQLFTYADKNGAAGTGIAVNQQLFDLARAATGSSLAGKSVMELLDNWDSAHAQLLAIADALPASPDTYVDYRLSADAVTFLPPVPHPGVIYCAGANYRDHVEAMSRALNHKLVVDPKAEGIPPWHFLKAGKGSLAGHREVVSFPAHSNMLDWEAELAVVIGRRASKVSVDDALQFVAGYSCSNDLSARDHLKREKIDVSSPFRFDWIGHKCFNGSCPIGPFLTPAAFVESPEDLDIKLWLNGELKQDSNTRNHLYGVADQISYLSHRVDLHPGDIILTGTPAGVGAESGTFLKRGDVMRVWIAGLGELETTVA; this is encoded by the coding sequence ATGAAATACCAGCTTTTTACGTATGCGGACAAGAACGGGGCCGCAGGGACGGGTATCGCCGTCAACCAGCAATTGTTCGATTTGGCTCGCGCTGCCACGGGTAGCTCGTTGGCCGGGAAATCGGTGATGGAGCTGCTGGATAATTGGGACAGCGCGCATGCCCAACTGCTCGCCATCGCCGATGCCTTGCCCGCATCCCCGGACACATACGTCGACTATAGGCTGTCCGCGGACGCCGTCACTTTCCTGCCGCCGGTCCCGCACCCCGGCGTGATCTATTGCGCCGGCGCCAATTATCGCGACCACGTGGAAGCCATGAGCCGCGCGCTGAACCACAAGCTGGTGGTGGATCCGAAGGCGGAAGGCATTCCGCCCTGGCATTTTCTGAAGGCTGGGAAGGGCAGCCTGGCCGGGCATCGTGAGGTCGTGTCGTTCCCCGCCCACAGCAACATGCTCGATTGGGAAGCGGAACTGGCCGTCGTGATTGGCCGCCGCGCCTCCAAGGTCAGCGTGGATGACGCTTTGCAGTTCGTCGCCGGCTATTCCTGCTCGAATGACTTGTCAGCTCGCGACCACCTGAAGCGGGAGAAGATCGATGTCAGCTCGCCATTCCGCTTCGACTGGATCGGACACAAATGCTTCAACGGTTCCTGCCCCATCGGCCCATTCCTGACACCGGCGGCCTTTGTCGAGTCTCCCGAAGACCTTGACATCAAGTTATGGCTGAACGGCGAACTAAAACAGGATTCCAACACGCGCAACCACCTGTATGGCGTGGCGGATCAGATTTCCTATCTGAGTCACCGCGTCGACCTGCATCCCGGCGACATCATCCTGACCGGCACCCCGGCGGGCGTGGGCGCGGAAAGCGGGACCTTTCTGAAGCGCGGCGATGTGATGAGGGTATGGATCGCAGGGCTCGGTGAATTGGAGACCACCGTCGCTTGA
- a CDS encoding YciI family protein, producing the protein MDINDSVRALLANMVQKPLYVALRTPNDLSRFSALLEAHLQWAIAAEQRGELFASGPFGEEGGVPGALGGMSIVRAASMEEAQQILSRDPFVRERVYTPSIRKWLLMEGGITVTLRFSDQSYLLR; encoded by the coding sequence ATGGACATCAACGACAGCGTCCGCGCCCTGCTGGCGAATATGGTGCAAAAGCCTTTGTACGTCGCGCTGCGGACACCGAACGACCTGTCGCGCTTCAGCGCGCTGCTGGAAGCGCACCTGCAGTGGGCAATCGCCGCCGAGCAGCGCGGGGAGTTGTTCGCATCCGGTCCGTTCGGGGAAGAAGGCGGTGTGCCGGGTGCCCTGGGGGGAATGTCGATCGTGCGTGCGGCATCAATGGAAGAAGCGCAACAAATACTGTCCCGGGATCCGTTTGTCCGGGAGCGGGTATATACGCCATCAATCAGGAAATGGCTGCTCATGGAAGGCGGCATCACGGTGACGCTGCGCTTCTCGGACCAGTCATACCTACTCCGATAG
- a CDS encoding VOC family protein, protein MIHSLLHVGMTVPDLEIGRAFYELFGLEAHACGNDLVLRCPDRAQDQIRMMLGPKKRLSYVSLGTDAAGMQTLKSQLERAGVVVVDAPFRVPFGGIWFQDPHGDWLNVQVEEAVPSLMVAPPEVNAPGRYRRIGTRACDVASMQKRARPRRLGHLIKFTPDVDRSADFYMQVLGLKMSDRAQDILAFLRGAQGGDHHILAFAKSTHTGLHHLSFEVGDFDEIEIGAQTMVRAGYKSAFGPGRHVGGSNYFHYIRDPWNSLVEYFWDIDIIPEDDSGWVPLNVTPDELTAVWASEPPPPEFPMNFELPD, encoded by the coding sequence ATGATCCACTCGCTGCTTCACGTCGGCATGACCGTACCCGATCTCGAAATCGGCCGCGCCTTTTATGAGCTATTTGGCCTGGAAGCGCATGCCTGCGGCAACGACCTGGTGTTGCGCTGTCCCGACCGGGCGCAGGATCAGATCCGTATGATGCTAGGGCCGAAAAAGCGCTTGAGCTATGTCTCGCTGGGCACCGACGCGGCTGGGATGCAGACATTGAAAAGTCAGCTGGAGCGTGCCGGCGTGGTGGTCGTGGATGCACCTTTCCGTGTGCCCTTCGGCGGCATTTGGTTCCAGGACCCGCACGGCGACTGGCTCAACGTGCAAGTTGAGGAAGCGGTGCCATCCCTGATGGTGGCGCCGCCGGAAGTCAACGCGCCCGGGCGCTACCGCCGCATCGGCACCCGCGCTTGCGATGTCGCGTCCATGCAAAAGCGGGCGCGGCCACGCCGCCTTGGGCACCTGATCAAGTTCACCCCGGACGTCGACCGCTCTGCCGATTTCTACATGCAGGTGCTGGGGCTGAAGATGTCCGACCGCGCGCAAGACATCCTGGCCTTCCTGCGCGGCGCGCAGGGCGGCGACCATCACATCCTGGCGTTCGCGAAGAGCACGCATACTGGCTTGCACCACCTGAGTTTCGAAGTCGGCGATTTCGATGAGATCGAGATCGGCGCGCAGACTATGGTGCGTGCCGGCTACAAGAGCGCGTTCGGCCCCGGCCGTCACGTGGGTGGATCGAATTACTTTCATTACATCCGCGATCCGTGGAATAGCCTGGTGGAGTACTTCTGGGACATCGACATCATTCCGGAAGACGACAGCGGCTGGGTGCCCTTGAATGTCACGCCGGACGAACTGACCGCGGTATGGGCCAGCGAGCCGCCGCCGCCAGAATTTCCGATGAACTTCGAACTGCCGGACTGA